Proteins co-encoded in one Acinetobacter lwoffii genomic window:
- a CDS encoding DUF4442 domain-containing protein, producing MAKNNRLARLVKATARLPQGIRTALLSKTFGRVVPMVGSAKIRYEEMSASKVVVSMANHKAMQNHIGQIHACAMALLAETATGFVTAMNVPDSAVVLIKSLKVDFKRPTKGALTAVATLTTEQQRLMQSSDKGETLVHVMVSDESGEAPIQCEMLWAWIAKKQLKQT from the coding sequence ATGGCAAAGAACAACCGATTAGCCAGATTAGTCAAAGCCACTGCACGATTACCGCAAGGCATTCGTACTGCTTTGTTAAGTAAAACTTTTGGCCGGGTGGTCCCGATGGTCGGCTCTGCCAAGATTCGTTATGAGGAAATGAGTGCGTCCAAAGTGGTAGTAAGTATGGCCAATCATAAAGCCATGCAGAACCATATCGGACAAATCCATGCATGTGCAATGGCCCTGCTGGCAGAAACAGCAACAGGATTTGTAACCGCAATGAATGTACCGGATAGCGCAGTGGTTTTGATTAAGAGTCTAAAAGTAGACTTTAAACGTCCGACCAAAGGTGCCCTGACGGCAGTTGCTACCTTGACTACTGAACAGCAACGGCTTATGCAAAGTTCAGACAAAGGTGAAACACTGGTTCATGTTATGGTAAGTGATGAATCAGGTGAAGCACCGATTCAATGCGAGATGCTCTGGGCCTGGATTGCCAAAAAGCAATTGAAGCAGACCTGA
- a CDS encoding YajQ family cyclic di-GMP-binding protein, protein MPSFDIVSELEIFEVNHAVQNTQKEIATRFDFRGQDVSIELNEKNKEIKISTESDFQCEQVYSMLESHFFKRKVDIQALDPQKMTASGKNVIQVIKLKDGLDSDTAKKINKAIKESGIKAQSSIQGDKIRVTDKKRDTLQQVMAFLKEQQFGLPLQFNNFKD, encoded by the coding sequence ATGCCTTCTTTCGATATTGTTTCTGAATTAGAAATTTTTGAAGTAAATCATGCAGTTCAAAACACCCAAAAAGAAATTGCGACCCGCTTTGATTTCCGTGGTCAGGACGTTTCTATTGAACTGAATGAAAAAAACAAGGAAATCAAAATCTCGACTGAAAGCGATTTCCAGTGTGAACAAGTCTATAGCATGCTGGAAAGTCATTTCTTTAAACGCAAAGTCGATATTCAGGCGCTTGATCCACAAAAAATGACGGCTTCTGGCAAAAATGTGATTCAGGTCATCAAGCTTAAAGATGGTCTTGACTCAGATACCGCAAAAAAAATTAATAAAGCCATTAAAGAAAGTGGGATTAAGGCGCAATCTTCTATTCAGGGCGACAAGATTCGTGTGACTGATAAAAAACGCGATACCTTGCAGCAAGTAATGGCATTCTTGAAAGAACAGCAATTTGGTTTGCCTTTACAGTTCAATAACTTTAAAGATTAA
- a CDS encoding rhodanese-like domain-containing protein has product MIRKQEITTFEFPENAIIWDVRDSSAFAEAHVKGAVNQPINDLSAESLTQVSADQPIYILCGGGSKAPRAAEKLEGFDSSREYVILMGGTRAARDAGLPLEQGV; this is encoded by the coding sequence ATGATCCGTAAGCAAGAAATTACAACATTTGAGTTCCCAGAAAATGCAATTATCTGGGATGTACGCGATTCAAGTGCTTTTGCTGAAGCACACGTGAAAGGGGCGGTGAATCAGCCCATTAACGATCTTTCAGCAGAAAGCCTAACTCAGGTGTCAGCGGATCAACCCATTTACATCTTGTGTGGTGGGGGCAGTAAAGCTCCACGTGCTGCGGAAAAACTAGAGGGTTTTGACAGCTCACGTGAATATGTCATTCTGATGGGTGGTACTCGTGCTGCCCGTGATGCAGGCTTACCGCTTGAACAGGGTGTATAA
- the mnmC gene encoding FAD-dependent 5-carboxymethylaminomethyl-2-thiouridine(34) oxidoreductase MnmC — translation MSHAIQTADLDWQLVDGIDVPVSKQFGDVYFSKDNGLLETRHVFLNGNDLSTRLADLKPFEYFCVGETGFGTGLNILALWQLWQQVRPDNHSHLHAISVEKFPLSKTDLIRALNAWPELKPLAHQLISQYPMPIAGCHRLSFPEERFSLDLWLGDAHDVFPVIEKTAPVNAWFLDGFAPSCNPDMWEENVLNNIVRLSEIGTTFASFSVAGVLKRGLKNHGISISRPRGFKHKREMLKAIWNPAEESNPSSAQETTQKKTERDTKTNIRPRQIAVIGAGIGGLSSAWAFAQRGHQVTIYDQSAPLSGGSGNPLALLNPKLCPVEQSAEHLMTLAWQHALNHYQKFKAFRPIQVNQFALKNPEQLLGLADEYPEKILTVKDTEDQEVQTEFPSLKLLEAGVVSPPQLRDEILQNVNIRYQQAKISHIEATIKPQLFSDEQDLGEFDHVIVCTARDTTQFFADYPALKPIRGQVSWLNNKTQPLSQNTAYSYGGYCMQLDAEHLILGASFYPGRDDIEVLAEDHVHNYELIHSVFPEYAQSLASTDTWQGRASVRAQSQDYFPLLGKMKADEEVYSFAGLGSKGFLFAPLCSEILVAQILCEACPVPSSLVKKLSVTRFQKKVKMKKPYFKLQI, via the coding sequence TTGTCACACGCAATTCAAACTGCTGATCTGGATTGGCAATTGGTGGATGGTATTGATGTGCCTGTATCCAAGCAATTTGGTGATGTGTATTTTTCCAAAGACAATGGCTTGCTGGAAACCCGGCATGTCTTTTTAAATGGCAATGATCTCAGTACGCGTCTGGCAGATTTAAAACCTTTTGAATATTTCTGTGTCGGTGAAACGGGTTTTGGTACTGGTTTAAATATTCTGGCCCTGTGGCAGCTCTGGCAACAGGTGCGTCCGGACAATCACAGTCATCTGCATGCGATTTCAGTTGAAAAATTCCCTCTTTCTAAAACCGATCTGATTCGAGCCTTAAATGCCTGGCCAGAACTCAAGCCTTTAGCTCATCAACTCATCTCTCAATATCCGATGCCAATTGCCGGCTGTCATCGTCTCAGTTTTCCTGAAGAGCGATTCAGTCTGGATCTATGGCTGGGTGATGCACATGATGTTTTCCCGGTAATTGAAAAAACTGCGCCGGTGAACGCTTGGTTCCTGGATGGTTTTGCGCCTTCCTGCAATCCAGACATGTGGGAAGAAAATGTTTTAAATAATATTGTACGTTTATCCGAGATCGGTACCACTTTCGCCTCTTTCAGTGTTGCTGGCGTCTTAAAACGTGGCTTAAAAAATCATGGGATTTCAATTTCCCGCCCACGTGGTTTTAAGCATAAGCGTGAAATGCTGAAAGCGATCTGGAATCCGGCTGAGGAAAGCAACCCATCTTCAGCGCAGGAAACAACTCAAAAAAAAACTGAGCGAGATACAAAGACCAATATCAGACCTCGTCAAATCGCTGTGATTGGCGCTGGAATCGGTGGTTTAAGTAGCGCATGGGCATTCGCTCAACGCGGTCATCAAGTCACGATCTACGACCAGTCAGCGCCCCTCTCCGGAGGTTCTGGCAATCCACTGGCTTTGCTCAATCCCAAACTCTGTCCAGTTGAGCAAAGTGCTGAACATCTGATGACCTTGGCCTGGCAACATGCCTTAAATCATTATCAAAAATTTAAAGCTTTCCGCCCGATTCAGGTGAATCAGTTCGCCTTAAAAAATCCTGAACAGCTTTTAGGATTGGCAGATGAATATCCTGAAAAAATTCTTACTGTAAAAGATACAGAAGATCAAGAGGTTCAAACCGAATTTCCAAGTTTAAAACTGTTAGAAGCTGGTGTGGTTTCACCGCCTCAATTGCGTGATGAAATTCTACAGAATGTAAATATCCGATATCAACAGGCCAAAATTAGCCATATTGAAGCTACTATAAAACCTCAGCTATTTTCAGATGAACAGGATCTAGGTGAATTTGATCATGTGATTGTCTGTACTGCGCGAGATACAACACAATTCTTTGCAGATTATCCGGCTCTGAAACCGATTCGTGGACAGGTCAGTTGGCTCAACAATAAAACTCAACCTTTAAGCCAAAATACAGCCTATAGCTACGGTGGCTATTGTATGCAGCTGGATGCTGAACATCTGATCTTGGGTGCTTCTTTCTATCCAGGTCGAGATGATATCGAGGTGTTAGCAGAAGACCATGTACACAACTACGAATTGATCCACAGTGTATTCCCAGAATATGCACAGTCATTAGCTTCTACCGATACCTGGCAAGGTCGTGCATCGGTACGCGCGCAAAGTCAGGATTATTTTCCCCTACTGGGTAAAATGAAAGCGGATGAGGAAGTTTATAGCTTTGCTGGTCTCGGTTCTAAAGGCTTTCTGTTTGCGCCGCTCTGTAGTGAAATTCTGGTAGCCCAGATTCTCTGCGAAGCCTGTCCGGTGCCATCCAGTTTAGTAAAAAAACTCAGTGTGACCCGTTTTCAAAAGAAAGTGAAAATGAAGAAACCGTATTTTAAGCTACAAATTTAA
- a CDS encoding YciI family protein codes for MPLFVVSCTDREGTVEKRLAIRPQHLARLEQLNAEGRLIVAGAMPKDPANPQAGFYGSTIIVDFDSREALDTWLQDEPFLKEGVYEHIDVKPFNKAFPQG; via the coding sequence ATGCCATTATTCGTCGTTAGCTGTACCGATCGGGAAGGTACAGTTGAAAAACGCCTCGCGATTCGTCCACAACATCTTGCACGTCTGGAACAGTTAAATGCTGAAGGTCGCCTGATTGTTGCAGGTGCCATGCCTAAAGATCCAGCCAATCCACAGGCCGGTTTTTATGGCAGTACCATTATTGTCGATTTTGACAGTCGTGAAGCGCTGGATACATGGCTACAGGATGAACCTTTCTTAAAAGAAGGGGTGTACGAACACATCGATGTCAAACCATTCAATAAAGCATTCCCTCAAGGATAA
- a CDS encoding septation protein IspZ yields MKALLDFVPLIIFFYLYKTVDPKDTDHQLLQLIGSAGGVDNNNILVATTGLIISMLVVYGALFVIQKFRLDKQQWIVLFMTVIFGGITLILSDDFYIRLKAVLLNLVFAGVFFLSPWFSKDKKPLIQRLFGPVFNLSEKGWFKLNYAWVAMFVLMSFLHTFFAYLWMDGKYWGEFTAFGDMIVMFSFIIIQFIVLRKYFKTAE; encoded by the coding sequence ATGAAAGCACTTTTAGACTTTGTGCCACTCATTATTTTCTTTTATTTATATAAAACTGTAGATCCAAAAGACACTGACCATCAATTGCTGCAATTGATCGGTTCTGCGGGGGGTGTCGACAATAATAATATTCTTGTTGCAACCACAGGTCTGATTATTTCCATGTTGGTCGTCTATGGTGCGTTATTTGTCATACAAAAATTCCGTCTGGACAAGCAGCAATGGATTGTCTTGTTTATGACGGTGATTTTTGGTGGCATCACTCTGATCCTCAGCGATGATTTCTATATTCGTCTGAAAGCCGTGTTATTGAATCTGGTCTTTGCAGGTGTCTTTTTCTTATCCCCTTGGTTTAGCAAGGATAAAAAGCCTCTGATCCAGCGGTTATTTGGTCCAGTATTCAATCTAAGCGAAAAAGGCTGGTTCAAGCTGAACTATGCTTGGGTTGCCATGTTCGTACTGATGTCATTTCTGCATACCTTTTTCGCCTATTTGTGGATGGATGGAAAATATTGGGGCGAATTTACCGCATTCGGTGACATGATCGTGATGTTTTCCTTTATCATTATTCAGTTTATTGTATTGCGCAAATACTTTAAGACCGCTGAATAA
- a CDS encoding PHP domain-containing protein has translation MHGVDLHTHSNISDGTFSPQQLVEAAVEKLVHTLALTDHDTMDGLVLAEEAAKNHEIKIISGVEISSQWSRPATKKNYGVHIVALNMQNPEPLQKALNQQKKIRAERSKQICDLLVPLIGEDIYADVLVKVDHIPDRVTRTHIAKTLVEKGIVTRPQQAFDKYIKEGKKAYVKFDGLSLEDTIQVIHESGGFAVLAHPTKYDLSATNIRYLIEIFAKFGGDAVELPPAIEPSFTRQMVDRMITEYDLKVSIGSDFHGDHMPWIKLGNVPSLKPGQVGIWESFV, from the coding sequence ATGCACGGCGTAGATTTACATACACATAGTAATATTTCTGATGGAACTTTCAGTCCTCAGCAATTGGTCGAAGCGGCTGTGGAAAAACTTGTCCATACTTTGGCCCTGACGGATCATGACACCATGGACGGTTTGGTATTGGCGGAAGAAGCTGCCAAAAATCATGAGATTAAGATCATTTCCGGGGTGGAAATATCCAGCCAATGGTCACGTCCTGCCACCAAGAAAAACTATGGCGTGCATATCGTCGCGCTAAATATGCAAAATCCTGAGCCTTTACAAAAAGCCCTCAATCAGCAAAAGAAAATCCGGGCTGAACGTTCTAAACAGATTTGTGATCTGCTGGTTCCTTTAATTGGTGAAGATATTTATGCTGATGTACTGGTCAAAGTCGACCATATCCCTGATCGGGTGACACGGACCCATATTGCCAAAACGCTGGTAGAAAAGGGGATTGTGACGCGTCCGCAACAGGCTTTTGATAAATACATCAAGGAAGGTAAGAAAGCCTATGTCAAATTTGATGGCTTGAGTCTGGAAGATACCATTCAGGTAATTCATGAAAGTGGCGGCTTCGCCGTGCTGGCACATCCGACCAAATATGATTTATCTGCGACCAATATTCGCTACCTGATCGAGATCTTTGCCAAGTTCGGTGGAGATGCCGTCGAGCTGCCACCGGCGATTGAACCAAGTTTCACCCGGCAGATGGTGGATCGAATGATTACTGAATATGATCTTAAAGTTTCGATTGGCAGTGATTTTCATGGCGATCACATGCCCTGGATTAAACTGGGCAATGTCCCGAGTCTTAAACCGGGGCAGGTCGGGATTTGGGAGAGTTTTGTTTAG
- a CDS encoding bestrophin family protein: MIVRDQPTVFKLLFSWRGTILPKVLPPLGVVMLMSAIIGGLSHIGYFHFPELPLVGFTLIGVVLSIFLGFKNSACYDRWWEARKLWGILIANSRHFDRDCRMLSQGRRERVIQHVIVFANVLRDRLRHQTANPTELVETSGMSQQAVTQLYQQANAPQYTLSLIQWELMQALKEGEISDIIYMQMNNHVAELSIVQTGCDRIATTPLPFAYSVLLNRTVYFFCFILPFSLGSTLGLFTPLLVGILAYTFLGLDALSSEIEEPFGTQSNDLPLDSMVRTIEIELLGTLGKPTPPPIQAQDHNLL; this comes from the coding sequence ATGATCGTACGTGACCAGCCGACTGTTTTTAAACTGCTGTTTTCTTGGCGGGGGACGATTTTACCTAAAGTTTTGCCACCTTTAGGCGTAGTGATGCTGATGTCAGCCATCATCGGTGGCTTGTCACATATTGGTTATTTTCATTTTCCAGAATTACCCCTGGTCGGCTTTACCCTGATTGGAGTGGTACTGTCGATCTTTCTCGGATTTAAGAACTCGGCCTGTTATGACCGCTGGTGGGAAGCGCGCAAACTTTGGGGCATTTTGATTGCCAATTCACGTCATTTTGACCGTGATTGCCGGATGCTGTCTCAAGGTCGCCGTGAACGTGTAATTCAGCATGTGATTGTCTTTGCCAATGTCCTCCGTGACCGGCTACGCCATCAGACAGCCAATCCGACGGAACTTGTGGAAACCAGCGGCATGAGCCAGCAGGCTGTGACCCAGCTCTATCAGCAGGCCAATGCGCCGCAATATACCTTAAGCCTGATTCAATGGGAGTTAATGCAGGCGCTCAAAGAAGGTGAAATCTCCGACATCATCTATATGCAGATGAATAATCATGTAGCAGAACTAAGTATTGTCCAGACTGGTTGTGACCGGATTGCAACAACGCCTTTGCCTTTTGCCTATTCGGTCTTGCTCAATCGTACCGTCTATTTTTTCTGTTTTATTTTACCTTTTAGTTTAGGTTCAACGCTTGGTCTGTTTACGCCTTTACTGGTTGGAATTTTGGCTTATACCTTTTTAGGATTAGATGCTCTAAGTTCGGAAATTGAAGAGCCTTTTGGTACTCAGAGTAATGACTTGCCGCTGGACTCGATGGTACGTACGATTGAAATTGAACTGTTAGGGACTTTAGGTAAACCGACGCCACCACCGATTCAGGCTCAAGATCATAATTTGCTTTAA
- the radC gene encoding RadC family protein, which translates to MQFSIKNWPEQERPRERLIQYGAESLSDAELLAIFLRSGSQQHSAVDLARLLIQHFGHLTALLDAPLQEVSQFHGMGISKYTQLMAVKELGRRYIAEHLKQDALELTNSKRLRDYLRFELLGETQEVFAVLCLDASLRKIAFKKLFYGSINACDISINQLLRYAISQQATSIVIAHNHPLGRPSPSKADLALTRQIQQACQLVDIHLIDHCIIALEGSFSFAEQQLIKPEMQY; encoded by the coding sequence ATGCAATTTTCTATTAAAAACTGGCCGGAACAAGAACGGCCGCGAGAACGCTTAATTCAATATGGTGCAGAAAGTCTGTCCGATGCCGAGCTACTAGCCATCTTTCTGCGTTCGGGTTCCCAGCAACATTCGGCAGTTGATCTGGCGCGATTGCTGATTCAACATTTTGGTCATTTGACTGCGTTGCTCGATGCACCTTTACAGGAAGTCAGCCAGTTTCATGGCATGGGCATCAGTAAATATACCCAACTGATGGCCGTCAAGGAACTGGGACGGCGTTACATAGCCGAGCACCTGAAACAGGATGCACTGGAACTTACCAATTCCAAGCGGTTGAGAGATTACTTACGTTTTGAACTGCTCGGTGAAACTCAGGAAGTGTTTGCCGTGCTGTGTCTGGATGCCAGTTTAAGAAAAATTGCCTTTAAAAAACTGTTTTATGGCTCCATCAATGCATGTGATATTTCTATTAATCAATTGCTACGTTATGCCATTAGCCAGCAGGCAACCTCAATTGTCATTGCACATAATCATCCGCTGGGTCGGCCCTCTCCATCCAAGGCTGACCTGGCATTGACCCGCCAGATTCAACAGGCTTGCCAGCTGGTAGATATCCATTTAATCGACCATTGCATCATTGCTTTGGAGGGCAGCTTTTCCTTTGCTGAGCAGCAACTCATCAAACCGGAAATGCAGTATTGA